One part of the Cyprinus carpio isolate SPL01 chromosome B12, ASM1834038v1, whole genome shotgun sequence genome encodes these proteins:
- the LOC109054585 gene encoding meiosis-specific with OB domain-containing protein-like → MMYGPVGNFVPICDLNINITHSKVVGVIIGKTDSRGFPDRKNAGSEMFDLTEHFINVSAWGNEEYIQGLSSRFQIGDCVVIENPLVMTKDYEKEERFCPSTPSTYRLLVTETHSSIRICSDLETEARILPLFHMPIKDSRDFYSLGDITANGESLSGHIINILAAVQSIGEEKFFTKSDGRKGQRLEIKLFDDTGKSFPFVCWCDEDIIMVVKMMKRGEVLFIADARITFDSFRNCMTATATSKTIITLNPDTAEANQLYTCIRELLEAGGLDDQDILSGDDVQLDSISDVLTVEKLKARSQEHAEVLHCIIFGFMTSLELNSSISKVIRKRCAKCKFRINEESQTCSNDACPNQGQQLQATEGFDLLVDISDHTGTVQSCSLAGTVAEKTLGCKIEEFLRLSESQRTTLKWKFLLERCKIYLKVFPSTRSRSGMRASILSCALADPVEVKQNFASFVV, encoded by the exons ATGATGTACGGTCCAGTTGGAAACTTCGTGCCAATATGTGACCTAAACATAAACATCACACACTCG aaGGTGGTTGGAGTTATAATTGGAAAAACTGATTCAAGAGGATTTCCAGACCGTAAAA atgctgGCTCTGAAATGTTTGATTTAACGGAACATTTTATCAATGTGTCTGCATGGGGAAATGAGGAATACATCCAAGGACTGAGCAGTCGCTTTCAGATTGGGGATTGTG TTGTAATTGAAAACCCCCTCGTTATGACCAAAGACTATGAGAAAGAAGAAAGATTTTGCCCTTCAACAcccag taccTACAGGCTGTTGGTAACAGAGACTCACTCAAGCATTAGGATATGCTCAGATTTAGAAACAGAGGCCAGGATTCTGCCACTATTCCACATGCCAATTAAAGACTCAAGGGACTTCTATTCATTGGGAGACATTACTGCAAATGGAGAGAGTCTGAGTGGACACATTATTAACATTCTAGCAGCTGTGCAGTCG ATTGGAGAGGAGAAATTCTTTACCAAATCTGATGGACGCAAAGGACAGAGGCTAGAAATAAAGCTCTTTGATGACACTGGGAAATCATTTCCTTTTGT atgctggtGTGATGAGGATATTATTATGGTGGTAAAAATGATGAAGAGGGGAGAag TGCTGTTTATTGCAGATGCCCGCATCACTTTTGACAGCTTTCGCAACTGTATGACAGCAACAGCCACCTCAAAGACGATCATCACCCTCAACCCTG ATACAGCAGAAGCCAACCAGCTGTACACATGTATAAGGGAACTGCTAGAAGCAGGAGGACTGGATGACCAAGACATCCTCTCAGGTGACGATGTGCAAT TGGATTCCATTAGTGATGTTCTGACTGTGGAAAAGCTTAAAGCCAGAAGTCAAGAACATGCTGAGGTCTTACATTGCATAATATTTGGATTCATGACAAGTCTGGAACTGAATTCCTCCATCTCAAAGGTCATACGCAAGAGATG TGCCAAATGCAAATTTCGAATCAATGAGGAGAGTCAGACATGTTCCAATGATGCCTGTCCAAATCAAGGACAACAGCTCCAGGCCACTGAAGGCTTTGATCTGCTGGTGGACATCAGTGATCACACTGGGACTGTGCAGTCGTGCAGCCTGGCAGGCACAGTGGCCGAAAAAACCCTGGGCTGTAAA ATAGAAGAGTTTTTGCGTCTGTCGGAGTCTCAAAGGACGACTCTGAAGTGGAAGTTTCTTCTGGAGAGATGCAAAATCTATCTAAAG GTTTTTCCATCTACTAGAAGCAGAAGTGGAATGAGGGCAAGCATTTTGTCATGTGCACTCGCTGACCCCGTTGAAGTGAAGCAAAACTTTGCCTCCTTTGTGGTTTGA